A genome region from Macrobrachium rosenbergii isolate ZJJX-2024 chromosome 42, ASM4041242v1, whole genome shotgun sequence includes the following:
- the LOC136827927 gene encoding rhodopsin-like, which yields MGYWDDPSKMVGSSLESTNPYGNYTVVDRVPRELLSYVDDHWYQYPPMNPLWYSLIGVWMFVMGTLAVSGNFVVIWVFMNTKSLRTPSNLYVVSLAVSDFFMMACMCPPILVNCYYQMWSFSGLFCQVYAAIGSICGTASIWAMVFITLDRYNVIVKGIGGTPLTTNRALLNVLFIWAQTLFWCVLPFFGYCRYVPEGNMTACGTDYLTDDIWYHVYLWLYTIDCYLFPLLLIIYCYAFILKAVSTHEKQMREQAKKMGVKSLRNDPEAKKTSNECRLAKVALTTVSLWFIAWTPYCIINIAGMHYKSIVTPLFSIWGSVFAKANAVYNPIVYAISHPKYRAAMEKKLPCLACTTERDEESTTVSETTSTNEKC from the coding sequence ATGGGTTACTGGGACGATCCATCCAAAATGGTTGGAAGCAGCCTAGAATCTACGAACCCATACGGTAACTATACCGTGGTCGACAGGGTTCCTCGAGAGCTTTTGAGTTATGTTGATGACCACTGGTATCAGTATCCTCCCATGAACCCTCTTTGGTATAGTTTGATTGGCGTATGGATGTTTGTAATGGGTACTCTTGCAGTCTCTGGTAACTTCGTCGTCATCTGGGTCTTCATGAACACCAAATCTCTGAGAACACCTTCAAACTTGTATGTAGTGAGCCTGGCTGTCTCTGACTTTTTCATGATGGCATGCATGTGTCCACCAATTTTGGTAAACTGTTACTACCAGATGTGGTCATTCAGTGGTCTCTTCTGCCAAGTCTATGCTGCCATAGGTTCAATTTGTGGAACCGCCTCCATTTGGGCCATGGTATTCATTACTTTGGATCGTTACAACGTTATTGTAAAGGGAATTGGAGGAACACCTTTGACTACCAATCGAGCTTTGTTGAACGTTCTTTTCATCTGGGCTCAGACTCTCTTCTGGTGTGTTCTTCCATTCTTCGGATACTGCAGATATGTTCCCGAAGGTAACATGACTGCCTGTGGTACCGACTACCTCACTGATGATATTTGGTACCACGTTTACCTCTGGCTCTACACTATCGATTGTTACCTCTTCCCTCTGCTCTTGATCATTTACTGCTATGCATTCATCCTGAAGGCTGTTTCAACTCATGAGAAACAGATGCGTGAGCAGGCCAAGAAGATGGGAGTCAAGTCTCTGAGAAATGACCCAGAGGCCAAAAAGACATCCAACGAATGTCGCCTTGCTAAGGTTGCTCTCACAACAGTCTCCCTTTGGTTCATTGCATGGACCCCCTATTGCATTATCAATATTGCTGGCATGCACTACAAGTCTATTGTTACTCCTCTCTTCTCCATCTGGGGTTCTGTGTTCGCCAAGGCCAATGCTGTCTACAACCCTATTGTTTATGCCATCAGCCACCCCAAGTACCGTGCTGCTATGGAGAAGAAACTACCCTGCCTAGCTTGTACAACCGAAAGGGATGAGGAATCAACGACTGTTTCTGAGACCACTTCAACCAATGAAAAGTGCTAA